One Hypanus sabinus isolate sHypSab1 chromosome 4, sHypSab1.hap1, whole genome shotgun sequence genomic region harbors:
- the LOC132392378 gene encoding NXPE family member 3-like has product MEDQHSKKSTLFRSPFRWGFVLMLLIGLMVMFLNFQWMKFGGETDGTWKKYPDPKFNHTAEQLKEETTSSWTDSLLKCGYQIHSFTPEERSEGVALIKMIEWPKPPSPNVPFQKSSDPSHAYFVILNSGKTVYVGDQLQVMVRMYDFEGTPKQYGGDYLQARIHTPELKAGSAGMVTDHQNGTYHINFTLFWPGEVHVSVSLVHPSEGVQALKRIRKENPDRVYFKSTFKSGNTLQTTVCNFCLSQTKPLCNFTDLRTGEPWFCYRPEKLPCSSRVNHEMGGYKKNLLIGEELHYLQSQKNIKRPILPKDQGYVIVKPSPHSGKNLSECLPGKPFLSPAGFYYQDKWISKTCRLQNFDTPANVINCLRGKVVYIFGDSTIRQWFEYLIHFVPGLRKFDLGHSLKTGPHLALDVDNKIKIDYFAHGKPIRIQPISSQDLQFIANKLDDIQGGKNTVIAFTIWCHFNTFPVEHYIRRLQNIRRSILRLLGRSPDTVIVIKTANVQALSHWVSLYNSDWFSYQLDLVMRRMFEGVNVAFVDAWEMTLAHYLPHELHPKEIIIKNEVSVFLSYVCPLKKG; this is encoded by the exons ATGGAAGATCAACACTCAAAAAAGTCCACCCTCTTTCGTTCACCTTTCCGTTGGGGTTTTGTCCTGATGTTACTCATAGGATTGATGGTGATGTTTCTAAATTTTCAATGGATGAAG TTTGGAGGTGAAACAGATGGAACATGGAAGAAATATCCAGATCCAAAGTTTAATCACACAGCAGAGCAGCTAAAGGAGGAAACTACGTCATCTTGGACTGACAGTCTTTTAAAATGTGGCTATCAAATTCACAGCTTCACCCCTGAAGAAAGATCAGAGGGTGTGGCTCTGATCAAAATGATTGAATGGCCAAAGCCTCCCAGCCCTAATGTGCCTTTTCAGAAAAGCAGTGACCCATCACATGCATATTTTGTTATTTTAAATTCCGGAAAGACTGTCTATGTTGGAGATCAGTTACAGGTGATGGTGCGTATGTATGATTTTGAAGGAACTCCGAAGCAGTACGGGGGTGACTATCTCCAAGCCCGGATCCACACTCCAGAGTTGAAAGCTGGTTCGGCAGGAATGGTTACAGATCACCAAAATGGAACTTATCACATCAATTTTACCTTATTCTGGCCAGGAGAAGTCCATGTGTCTGTTTCTTTGGTACATCCCAGTGAAGGGGTTCAAGCCCTTAAAAGAATACGGAAGGAAAACCCAGACAGAGTGTATTTTAAAAGCACTTTCAAATCGGGGAATACCTTGCAGACCACTGTGTGTAATTTCTGTTTGTCTCAAACTAAACCACTCTGTAACTTTACTGATCTCAGAACTGGGGAGCCCTGGTTCTGTTACAGACCAGAGAAGCTACCCTGCTCATCTCGTGTCAACCATGAGATGGGAGGTTATAAGAAGAACCTCTTAATTGGAGAAGAATTGCATTATTTACAAAG CCAAAAAAATATCAAGAGGCCAATATTACCCAAAGATCAAGGTTATGTAATTGTAAAGCCTTCACCTCATTCAG GCAAAAATCTCAGTGAATGTCTCCCTGGCAAGCCATTCCTTTCACCAGCTGGATTTTATTATCAGGATAAATGGATATCAAAGACCTGTAGGCTTCAAAACTTTGACACACCAGCAAATGTTATCAACTGTCTTCGTGGGAAAGTTGTTTATATCTTTGGAGATTCCACTATACGCCAGTGGTTTGAGTATTTGATACATTTTGTACCAG GCCTCAGAAAGTTCGATCTGGGCCACTCATTGAAAACTGGACCCCATCTTGCCCTGGATGTGGACAACAAGATCAAGATAGATTATTTTGCGCATGGGAAACCAATACGCATCCAGCCTATATCGAGTCAGGACCTGCAATTCATTGCAAATAAATTGGATGACATTCAAGGAGGAAAGAACACAGTTATAGCCTTCACGATCTGGTGCCATTTCAATACTTTTCCGGTGGAGCATTACATCCGACGACTACAGAACATTCGGAGGTCAATTCTACGCTTGCTGGGTAGAAGTCCTGATACAGTAATTGTAATAAAGACAGCCAATGTTCAGGCCCTTTCACACTGGGTTAGTCTCTATAATAGTGACTGGTTCTCCTACCAGCTTGATTTAGTGATGAGAAGGATGTTTGAGGGCGTCAATGTGGCATTTGTGGATGCATGGGAGATGACTCTAGCCCACTATCTGCCACATGAACTACACCCCAAGGAAATCATCATCAAGAATGAAGTATCTGTGTTCCTTTCATATGTGTGTCCTTTGAAAAAGGGTTAA